In the genome of Streptomyces sp. P3, the window CGTAGAAGATCGCCTCGACCGGGCAGACCGGCTCACAGGCGCCGCAGTCGACGCATTCGTCCGGGTGGATGTACAAGGACCGCTGGCCCTCGTAGATGCAGTCGACCGGGCACTCTTCGATGCACGCCTTGTCCTTGACGTCGACACAAGGCTGCGCGATGACGTAGGTCACGCTGTCGTTCCTCCTCGATTGGGCGCTGGCGGGCCTCCTCAGGCTCCGCCGCCTGGCGCGCGGGAGCGCGGCGTCGTCGATGCCCGCCACCTAGTATCTCCGTTCTTGGGCATGATCCGAACAGGAGGGGTGAACCGACCTGTGGAAATCTCGGCCGCCGGACGTCTCGAGGTCCGCATCACCGCTGCTGACGTGGGGAAACGCGTCTCCGTGCGGTGCTTGACCGACGCTGGAGCCGCCGACGGGAAATTCACCGACACGGTCGGGGTTCTCACATCATGGGACGACGGTGTGCTCGCGATCACACGGAAGGGCGGGGAGAGCGTCCGTGTTGACGCGTCCTCGCTGGTCGCGGGGAAGGTCGTGCCCGCCGCCCCGGCCCGCCGCCGGGGGCCGGCCGCCGGCTACCGGGAGCTGGCCGGCGTCGCCGCGCGGGCGTGGCGGCCGGTGGAGAGCGCACGGCTCGGCGCGTGGGAGCTGCGGGCGGCCGCCGGGTTCACCCGCCGGGCCAACTCGGTGCTGCCGCTCGGCGACCCCGGCATGCCCCTCGACGCGGCCCTGGACGCCGTACGGGCCTGGTACGGCGCCCGGGGGCTGCCCGCCTACGTACAGACGGCGACGGGCGCCGAGGGGACCGAGGAACTGCTCTGTGCGGAGCTGGAGCGGCGCGGGTGGGTGCGTGAGGTGACGGCGGAGCTGTGGGTCGGGGCACTGGCGCCGGTCGCCGACCGGGCGGAGGCCGAGGGCGTGGTGCTGACCCGGGAGGCCGACGCGGCATGGCTGGCACGGTACGGACGCAAGGGGGTGAGCGAGGTGGCCCTACGGGTGCTGGCAGGAGGGTCCGCCCGCTCGGACGAAGCGGGGAGCGGGGCAGGGCCGTCCGTGTGGTTCGCGTCGGTGCCCGCTCCCGAGGGCGGGGCCCCGGCCGCGATCGGACGATGTGTCGTGGACGGCCGCTGGGCCGGCTTCGCCGCCGTCGAGGTGGCTCCGGCGCACCGCCGCCGGGGACTCGCCACGACGGTGATGGCCGCGCTGGCCCGCAGGGCGCTCGACGAGGGCGCGTCGGCGGCCTGGCTGCAGGTGGAGGAGGAGAACGCGGGAGCGCGGGCGCTCTACGCCGGGCTGGGCTTCGCGGCCCACCACGCGTACCACCACTACCGGGAGCCTGCCGGGGAGCCCTCGCACGGCCCGTCGTCGGAGGCGTCGTGAGCGGATTCGAGTGGGCGCAGGTGCGGGAGCGGTTCGCGGCCGAGGCCCGGTCCGAGCGGCCCGATCTGGCGTTGCTGTGCCTGCTGGTCGGAGCGGCGGCGGACCCGGCCGCGGGCGAGGACGGTCTGGACGCCGGGCAGATCGAGCTGGACCGGCTGGCGGGGCAGGTCCCGTACCGGCCCGGCGGGCCCGCGGCATGGGCGGAGGCGTTGCGGGAGCTGCTCGGCGAGCGGTACGGGTTCCGCGGTTCCGCGGCGGACTACGACCGGCTGGACTCGTCGTTGCTGGACCGGGTGCTGGTGCGGCGGCGTGGGCTGCCGATCCTGCTGTCCGTGGTGTGGGTGGAGGTGGCGCGGCGGGCCGGGGCGCCGGTGTACGGGGTGGCGCTGCCGGGGCATTTCGTGGCCGGCTTCGGACCGCCCGAGGACATCGGTCGCCAGGTGCTGGTCGACCCCTTCGACGGGGGACGGCTGCTGACCGGCGAGGACGCCGACCTGCTCGTCACCGGTGCGACGGGCGTGCCGCTGGAGCCGTCGATGCTGACGCCGGCGGAGCCGCTGGACGTGGTGATGCGCATTCTGAACAACATCCGGTCGTGGGCCGCGGCCCGGCCCGAGCGGTCGGACGTCGCCCTGTGGGCCGTGGAGTTGGCGCTGGCGGTGCCCTCGCATCCGGCCCGGCTGCGGTACGAGCGCGGGCAGTTGCTGGTGCGCCGGGGCGACTTCCTCGGCGGGGCCGCCGAGCTGGAGGAGTACGCCGGGCTGGTGGAGGTCGTGGACGAGGGCACGGCGGAGCGGGTGCGCGGCGAGGCGTTCGCCGCCCGGGCCCTGCTGAACTGAGCGCACGCTCCGCGGTCGCCTTCCGGGCGGGTGCGGGTTGCGGGTGCGGGTCCAGGTTTGCCGTTGCGGTCGCGGTTGCGGTCGCTTTCCGCGAGGTACGGGCCGCAGTCGCGTCCGGGGAGCGCGCGGCCCACAGCCCGGTCCGGGGAGCGCGCGGCCCACAGCCGAGTACGGGGAGGCGTGGACCCGGTCGCGTTCATGGCACGCCCCGGCCGCCGTCCCCTCCGGGCGAGCGCGGAACGCGATCCCCTCCGGGCGAGCGCGGAACGCGGTCCCGTCCGGGCGAGCGCGGGCGGCTGTCGACTGCGGGGAGCGCGCGGGACCGGTCGTGTCCGGGGTGTGCGTCGGGGCGGTGTCAGGGGCCGGGTGGGACGGCGCTGCCTCGGCCGTGCGGGCCGCTGGTCACAGCCAGCCCTTCTCCCGCGCGATCCGCACCGCCTCCGCACGGTTGCGCACCGCCAGTTTCTGTATCGCCGTCGACAGGTAGTTGCGGACCGTTCCCTGGGACAGGTGCAGGGCCACCGCCAGTTCTGCGTTCGTCGAGCCGTCGGCCGCCGCCCGCAGGACCTCCCGTTCCCGGTCGGTGAGCGGGTTGGCGCCGCCCGCCAGGGCCGCTGCGGCCAGCGTGGGGTCGATGACCCGCTCGCCCGCCAGCACCCTGCGCACCGCCTCCGCGAGTTGCGCCGCGGGCGCGTCCTTGACGAGGAAGGCGTCGGCGCCGGCCTCCATGGCACTGCGCAGATAGCCGGGGCGGCCGAAGGTCGTCAGCACGACCAGCTTCAACCCCGGCAGCTCCGCGTGGAGTTGTGCGGCCGCTTCGATGCCCGTCGCACCCGGCATCTCGATGTCGAGGAGGGCGACGTCGACGTCGTGGGCGCGGGCGGCGGCGAGGACCTCGTCGCCGCGCGCCACCTGGGCGACCACCTCGATGTCGTCCTCGAGGCCGAGCAGGGCCGCCAGGGCCTCGCGGACCATCGACTGGTCCTCCGCCAGCAGAACCTTGATCGTGCCACTCATGAGCGGGATCCTACGTCCGGCACGTCGCCGGCCGGGACCCGGGCGACCAGGCGGAAGCCGCGCTTGAGGCGCTCCGCCTCCAGCACGCCGCCCGCCTTCTCCAGACGCTCCGTCAGGCCGGTCAGGCCGTTGCCGGGGCCCTTGCCGGAGCCGCCGGAACCGTCGTCCTCGACGGAGAGTTCGAGGACGGGGCCGTCGAGGGTCTGGCGGCGCACGACGTCCACCGTGCAGCGGGCCGCGCCGCTGTGCCGGACGACGTTGGTGATCGCCTCGCGCAGCGCCCAGGCGAGGGCGGCCTCGCTGTCCTCGGGGACGCCGTCCAGCTCCGGTTCTGCGGGCAGTCCGGCGATGATGCCGGCCGCCGTCAACGCGACCTGGGCGCCGGCGAGTTCGGCGGCCAGCCGGGGGCGGCGGTATCCGGTGACCGCCTCGCGGACGTCGACCAGGGCCTGCCGGCTGACCTGTTCGATGTCGGCGACCTGCCGGGCCGCCTTGTCGGGGTGGTCGGGGAGCATCCGGCCGGCCAGCTCGCTCTTGAGCGTGATGAGGGACAGCGAGTGTCCCAGCAGGTCGTGCAGGTCCCTCGCCAGGCGCAGCCGCTCCTCGTTCGCGGCCAGTTGGGCGACCGTCGCCCGCGCCTTGCGCAACTCGATCGTGGTGCGGACGAGTTGGCTCACGCCCGTCATCGCGAACCCGATGAGCAGGACGAGCAGGAGCAGGTTCAGGGCCTCCTCCTCGTCGGTGCGCAGCCCGACCAGGAGGAGCACGGCTCCCGTGCCCGGGATCGTCCAGAGCGCCTGCCGCATCGGCAGGACGCTTCCGCAGGCGACGGAGACGTAGCAGTACAGGCCGAGCCAGGCGGAGCCGAGGGTCAGGGAGAGGACGGTGGCCAGCACGGCCATGGAGCCGATGAGGGCGCCGACGGCCTTCGTGGGGTACGGCGTGTCCCCCATGTTCCGGAACAGCAGCGACAGGTACAGCGCGACGAACACCGCGAGTCCGAGCCAGCCGGCCGCAGTGCCGGCGGTGGTGTGCTTCTCCGAGACCAGGTCGTGCACGGGCGAGCTGAGGAAGACCAGCCAGACCCCGATCCAGAGCAGCTTGCGCCGCCACAGTTCCCGCCGGTTGCGGGCGGGCCGGCCCGGCAGGATCCGGCTGTCCTCCAGGTCGTCCCGGCGCCGCGGGTCGTCCGTCATGGCGCTCACGCCTTCAGGGTGTCCTTCCGGTACAGCCAGGCCGCGCCGCCCGTGAACAGGGCGAAGAAGACGGCCAGGATCACGATGTCCTCGGCATGCGGGGCGCGGCTCTGTTCGATCGCCTGTCCCAGGGCAGCGTACGCGTGCGTGGGCACCCACCTGGCGATGTCCTGAAGCCAGCCCGGGAAGGTCGTCGTGGGCATCCACAGACCGCCGAGGATGGACAGGCCGAAGTAGGTGATCATCGTGATGGGGCGGACGGCGTCCCCGGTCGCGAGGTAGCCGATGGCCACGCCCAGGGCGGCGAAGACGAGGCTGCCGGCCCAGATCGCGCCGGTGAGCGCGGCCCACTGCCAGGCGTCCAGCCGTACGTCCTTGACGACCGCGGCGACGGCGAAGACGACGACGATGGAGGGCAGGCTGACCACGGCGGCGCTCGCGGTCTTGGCGAGGACGTAGCCGCGGCCCGGGAGGGTGGTCAGCCGCAGCTGCCGCACCCAGCCGCTCTGCCGTTCCTTGGCGATGCGCTCGCTGTTGCCCATCAGGACGGCCGTGAGGGCCCCGAAGGAGGCCATCGAGACCATCATGTACGTCGGCAGCGTGAGGCCGGTGCCGTCGATCTTCTCCTTGCTGTCGGAGCTGCCCGCGATCAGCAGGAACAGCACGGAGGGGTAGATCACCGAGAAGAACAGGAACTTGCGGTTGCGCAGGGCGCGGGTGAGTTCCAGCTTGATCAGGCCGTTCACCGGGTCTTCGCCTCCTCGGCGGTGGTGAGGGCGACGAAGGCCTGTTCCAGGCCGAGCCCTGCGACTTCGAGGTTGTGCGGGTAGAGGCCGAGGCCGTACACCGCGTGGACGGTGGCGTCGGCGTCGGCGGACTGGATGCGGACGGTGCGGCCGGACCCGGCGGCGGAGCCGCGGTGGGACACGGTCAGGGAGGTGAGGAACGGCAGGGCGCGCAGTGCGGCCTCGTCGATCTCGCCCTCCAGGTCGAAGGCGATGCGGCGGGCGCCGGCCTTCGCCTTGATCTCGGCCGCCGTGCCGTCGGCGAGCAGCCGGCCCCGGTGCAGGACCAGCACCCGGTCGGCGATGGCGTCGGCCTCTTCGAGGTAGTGGGTGGCGAACAGGACCGTGCGGCCCTGGTCCGCCTGTTCGCGCATGGTGGCCCAGAACGCCTGCCGGGTGGTGACGTCCATTCCGGTGGTGGGCTCGTCCAGGACGATGAGGTCGCTGTCGCCGGCGGTGGCGAGGGCGAACCGCACGCGCTGGGCCTGGCCGCCGGAGAGCTTGTCGACCTTGCGGTCGGCGATCTGGGCGACGCCGGCGCGGGCCAGCACGTCGGCGGGCCGGTAGGGCTTCGGGTGCAGCCGGCAGGCGAGGCCGACCAGTTCGGCGACCGTCACCTCGTCCATCAGGCCGCCGCTCTGCAGCATCGCGCCGACCCGCCCGGCGACGATCGCCTCGCGCGGGGTGGCGCCGAAGAGCCGGACTGCGCCGCTGTCGGGGTGTTTGAGGCCGAGCAGCAGGTCGAGGGAGGTGGACTTGCCTGCGCCGTTGGGGCCGAGGAGCGCCACGGTCTCCCCCGGCCGCAGGTCGAGCGTCAGGCCGTCCACGGCCCGCACGTCCCCGAAGCTCTTGGTCACCCGGTCGAATCCGACCACCGGTGCGGTCTGCGTCGTCATGACGGCAATCGTCGCCGGGACGGCCCACCGGGCGGCAGTGTCGGACGTCCGGGGTGCCGCATGACAGATGTCATGCGGCACCCGTTCGCGTCAGCTGGGGTCGGTGTCGATGATCCCGACGCGGTCCGTCTTGCTGATCAGGGCCGGGCGCAGGGCGCTGATCACGTCCTCCACGGTGACCGGCGTCTTCTGGCCGGTGCCGCGGGTGATCAGCACGCCGTTGAACGCGCCGCCGTAGAGCTCCTTCAGCGCGGCCTTGTCGTAGCTCTCCACCAGCTTGCCGTCGATGGCCTTGACGCCGAGGAACTTCCACAGGGAGTTCTTCGGGCTCATCAGGACGGAGTGCACCGCGTCGGTCCGCACGGTGACCTTGCCGGACATGGCCGGTTCGGCGAACGCCTTCATCATGCGGTCGACCTCGGCGTTCGAGACGGTCGGCTGCCTGGTGGTCGTCGGCACCGTGACCGCGCCGGCGGTGCCGGTCTCCACCTGGCTGCGGTAGGCGTCCACCACGGCCGACCCGGCCTTCGCCGCGTCGATGCCCTTGCCCGCCTTGCCGTAGACGGGGACGGCCTTGCCCGACGTGAACCTGATGGTGCCGTCCTGGGCCGAGCCGGAGCCGCCCGCGGCGGTCTTCAGGGCCGCCTGGAGCTTCTCCTCGTCCACCGGCATCACGGGCTCGACCTCACGGTGCTGCCCGAACAGCGAGCCGATCACGGAGACCGGGTTGTAGTCGCTTTTCGCGGCGGCGTCGACGGTGGCCTGCATGTCGAACTGCAGGCCCGCCTGGTCCGGCTTGAGGGTGACGGTGCCGCCGCCGACGGACAGCTTCAGCGTCTGCGCGGCCCGCTTGTCGAACGCCTCGTCGAGCTTCTTGACGGCGTCGTCGCGGGTGCCGCCGCCGATGTCGACGCCGAGCACGGTGGTGCCCTTGGGCACGTCGGAGTGGTTCATCAGCAGGCCCGCGCCGTAGACGCCGACGCCCGCCACGACCACCAGGCCGCCCAGCAGAGGGAGTTTGCTGCGGCCCTTCTTCTTTTTCTTCTTGGCGTCGCCGGCGGACGTGCTCTGCGCGCCCTGCCCCAGACCCTTGGGCGGGGTGTGCGGAAGCGGCCCCTCGGAGGGCCCGCCGCCCGTGAAGGGGCCTCCCGGCCCGCCCTGGCCGCCGGTGGGCACGACGGGGATGCCGCTGGTGACGGTGTGCCCGGAGACGTTGTCGGCCGGACGGCCGCCGTAGCCGCCGGGGGCGGGCTTCTGCGGGGTGAGGATCGCGGTGTCGTCGCTCAGGCCGCCGCCGGGGAGCCGGCCGGTTCCGGCGCCGACTCCGACGCCGGGGGCGGCGGAACGCGGTCCGCCGGGGCCGGACGGCGCACCGGGGATGCCGGGGCCGGACGGCGCACCGGGGGCGCCGGCGTGCATCGGGGGCACGATCGGGCCGTCGCCGGTGACCGGGCCGCCCGTCGGCCCCGCGGGGCCGCCCTGGGGGCCGCCCCGGCCGTCGGGACCGCCCGGTCCGTCGGGGCCGTTGAAGTCGTAGGAGCCGCCGGGCCCGGCGCCGTTCACGCCGTTCGGGGCCGGGAGACCGTTCTGGTCGGTGCCGGAGAAGTACGGCAGGTCGTCACGGCGCGACTCGGCGCCGCCCTGCGTCTGCCCCGGCCCCTGGGTCTGCCCCTGCCCGTTGCCCTGGCGTTGGCCCGGTGCCTTGCCCTGAGGCGGTCCCTGGCCCTGGCCCGGTGCCTTGCCCTGGGGCTGTCCCTGGCGCGGCGTCCGGCCCTGGCCCGTGCGCGGGCCGTTGCCGAGCGGACCGGCGGCCAGCGCCTCGGTCACGTCGAAGGAGCCCGTGCCGCCACCGTGTCCCGGAGCGACGGGGCCGCCGGTCGCACCGGAGAGCCCCGCGCCGTTGGTGCCGCCGGAACGGGCGCCGCCCGGCACGCTCATGGAGCCGACCACCCCGCCGGGACGTCCCGCGCCCGGCCGCGCGCCGCCGGGCGCGCCGGCACCGGTACCGGTGTTCGGGCCCGCCGCGCCGGGGGCGTTCGCGGAGGCGCCGGACCCGGCGGCCGAACCGCCCGGCAGACCGGCTCCGTTGGTGCCGCCGCCGCCCTGACCGGGCCTGCCCGGCGCGGACTTGCGTGGCGCGAACCAGTTGCTCGTCTTGTCCTCGGCGCCGGACGCGGGGTCGGCGGGCAGCTCGAACGAGCCGGTGTCGGACGAGGCCGGGCCGACGGCACCCGTGGGGGCCGTCTGCTGCGCGTCGGCGCCGGTGTCGGCCCTGCCGCCCGGCCCGCTGTCGTCGCCCGCGCTCTCGGCGTCGGCGACGGGTGTGCGCACGACGACCGGCGGAATGGGCCGCGATCCCGGGATGTTGATGCGGATCCGGGTGGTCAGCGTGGTCTCGGTCTTGCGTTCCTCCGGCTGCGCGGCCGAACGGCCCGCGTCCGCAGCGCCGTCGGACACCGCGGGGGTGCCGTACGGCGGCGTACCCGAGGGGTATGCGGCTCCGCCGCGCCCGTTGGGCCCGGAGGACGGACTGTCAGTTTCACGACTCAAGGCAGGTTCTCCAGGTTGGCTCCGCCGCTCGCCACGACCTCACGGGCTGCTCGGCGGCGCGCACCACCATACTGGCCACTTCTGGCCCGTATCCCACGACCGCCGGAAGACCCACACGGGACTCGCACGGTCACGCCGGGGTGAAGTGGTACGTCACTTGCCAAGTCGGGCGTCGTCGCCGACCGGTTGCCGCCCTCCACCAAGGGTGGCGCAGATCACAGCAAGGGCCATGCCGCCGAGCAGGAACAGATACGAGCCGCCGCCCGCGCCGAACAGGAAGTCACCCTCCGGGCGTCCGGCGGTGGAGAGGATGACCGAGATCATCCAGCCGGCGGCGGGTGCGACGGCCCCGGCACGGCTGCCGACGGCCCGCGCGCCGCCGACGAACAGCCCGGCGGCGCCCAGGAGCGCGAGGAGCAGTCCACCCGGGAACCAGCCGGCCTGGACGAGCGCTCCGGCGAGACCGGTGAGCGCGCCGAGCAGCAGCAGCCCGGCATAGGCGGCGGCCCGCCCGGCGGGCGGCATCCGCAGCGGCTGGGCGAGCATCGAACCCCGGTCGGACATCAGGCCGCCTCCACCGCGTCGGTCGTTCCGGCGAACAGGTCGTTCTCCCTGTTCCCGTCCCGCCCGGCCGCCTCGCCCCGGACGAGTTCGTAGTACTCGGTCGTGAAGAGGGGCTGGGCGAGGTCGTTGGAGAGGGCGAAGTACCTCTCACCCGGGGCGACGGCGATCTGGGTGGCGTGCGCCCGCATCGCGGCGGCCTTGGCGGCGGCGTGTCCGGCGTGCGCGCCGATCTCGGCGGTGACACGGTCGTCGTCCACGACACCCGGCACGTCGGACACGGCGGCGCCGCTCGGGAAGGGGAGGGCCGGCAGCTCCTCCCCGAGCTTCGCGAAGGCGGCCTCGGCGACGGAGCGCGGGACGCGGTTCCAGTACACCTTCGGGATGCGCCATCCGGCGGCCCCGGCCAGCTCGGCGGCGCGCATGGCGACCCGGTGGGCCTGGATGTGGTCGGGGTGGCCGTAGCCGCCGTCCGCGTCGTACGTGACGAGGACCTGGGGGCGCACCTCGAGGATCACCTCGACGAGGGGCGCGGCCGCGTCGTCGACGTCGGCCTGCCAGAAGCAGGCCGGGTCGTCGTTGTCGGCGAGGCCCATCATCCCGGAGTCGCCGTAGCGGCCGGGGCCGCCCAGCAGACGGACGTCGTGCACGCCGAGCTCGGCCATGGCCGCCGCGAGCTCCCCCCTGCGGTGCTCGCCCAGCGCGGCGCCGGTCAGATGCCGCAGCTCCGGCGGGATGACCTCGCCGCGTTCACCGAGCGTGCAGGTGACCAGGGTCACGTGGGCGCCCTCGGCCGCGTACCTGGCCATGGTCGCGCCGTTGTTGATCGACTCGTCGTCCGGGTGCGCGTGCACCAGCAACAGACGCCGGGAGGGCAGTTCCGTCATGGGGCCAACCCTACGAGGCGCCCCGTCCTCCCCCGCCACCTCCCCGCCGGTCCGTCACTCCTGCTCGGCGAAGATCGCTTCCGCGGACGACGCGGTGACGGCCCGGGTGAGCCAGTCCCGCAGGAGATCGGGGTCGTCGCAACCGGTGATGCGCTCGCGCACGTGGTCGGTGACGTCGAGGCCACGGGTCTCCAGAACGAGAAGGATGTCCTCGGCACCTCGCTGAGCACGGCCCTCGTCGCGGATCTCCTCGGAGATGGATGACTTGCAGAAGGAAAGGTCCTGCCGCCGGGGATGCGGGAGCGTTCGCGGCGCAGGTAGCCGTGGGCCTCCAGTTCGCGCAGGGCTGCGGCGATGCGCGTGGCGCCCTCGGGGAAGCGTGCGGTGAGGGACTTGATGTCGACACGGGCGCCCTTGGGCAGCGACTGGATGTGCACGCCAAGGCCGATCGCCAGGAGCGACAGCTCCCGGTGCTGGGCGAGGTGGTTGCCGATCACGGTGAAGCGGGTGGTGTGCTGGGCGTTGTCGTGGGTGAGTCCGCCCGCGCGGGGGTGGTTTTTACCCGCGTTACGGGACTCGGCGCATGAGGGCGCGCTAGGGTTTTCGGTATCCATCGGGAAGCCCTACTTCCTCGGTGGTCAGGCCCTCGCACTGGGATTGCCGTCCCGGCGGGGGCCGTCGCATGTCTGCGGTGGTGGCGCAGGGCTGTGGCTCTGTGCCGCGTTGCGCTGAGCGTAAGGCAGGCAACCCGTACCGAATCCAGTCGAGTTGGGCATATTCACTCGCGGGAGTGAGTTTGCTCGACGGGCGGGAGGGGTGGGGCTTGGTCGGGTTCTTTTCCGCGGTCGTGGTCCTTTGGAAAGAGCGCCACGTGCCCCGAAACGCGGGAATCCGGGTTCCGGTGACGGACGCACGTCGCCTCGTCCGGGGCTTGCGGCGGTCAGGAGATGCGGCGACCCTGAACGTCGTCCGGCGGGAGTACGAGTTCGGCCCAGACCGTCTTGCGCGGGCGCAACTCGGGAGCCCAGCCCCACCGGTCGGCGAGCGCCTCGACCAGGAGCAGCCCACGGCCCGACTCGGATTCGGTGCCGACGCCCGGGCCGGAGCCGGAGCCGGGATGCGGCGGCCGGGGCGGGCGGTCCCCCGCCGTGTCGGTCACCTCGATGCGCAGCGTGCGCGCGATGACGTAGAGCGAGAGCCTGAAGTCCCGGCCCGGTACGCGACCGTGGGTCACCGCGTTCGCCGCGAGTTCGGCGACGATCTGGCCGGCCGGGTCCACCGGCATTCCCCAGCAGCGCAGTTGCTCGA includes:
- the mshB gene encoding N-acetyl-1-D-myo-inositol-2-amino-2-deoxy-alpha-D-glucopyranoside deacetylase, whose product is MTELPSRRLLLVHAHPDDESINNGATMARYAAEGAHVTLVTCTLGERGEVIPPELRHLTGAALGEHRRGELAAAMAELGVHDVRLLGGPGRYGDSGMMGLADNDDPACFWQADVDDAAAPLVEVILEVRPQVLVTYDADGGYGHPDHIQAHRVAMRAAELAGAAGWRIPKVYWNRVPRSVAEAAFAKLGEELPALPFPSGAAVSDVPGVVDDDRVTAEIGAHAGHAAAKAAAMRAHATQIAVAPGERYFALSNDLAQPLFTTEYYELVRGEAAGRDGNRENDLFAGTTDAVEAA
- a CDS encoding response regulator transcription factor, producing MSGTIKVLLAEDQSMVREALAALLGLEDDIEVVAQVARGDEVLAAARAHDVDVALLDIEMPGATGIEAAAQLHAELPGLKLVVLTTFGRPGYLRSAMEAGADAFLVKDAPAAQLAEAVRRVLAGERVIDPTLAAAALAGGANPLTDREREVLRAAADGSTNAELAVALHLSQGTVRNYLSTAIQKLAVRNRAEAVRIAREKGWL
- a CDS encoding ABC transporter ATP-binding protein, which codes for MTTQTAPVVGFDRVTKSFGDVRAVDGLTLDLRPGETVALLGPNGAGKSTSLDLLLGLKHPDSGAVRLFGATPREAIVAGRVGAMLQSGGLMDEVTVAELVGLACRLHPKPYRPADVLARAGVAQIADRKVDKLSGGQAQRVRFALATAGDSDLIVLDEPTTGMDVTTRQAFWATMREQADQGRTVLFATHYLEEADAIADRVLVLHRGRLLADGTAAEIKAKAGARRIAFDLEGEIDEAALRALPFLTSLTVSHRGSAAGSGRTVRIQSADADATVHAVYGLGLYPHNLEVAGLGLEQAFVALTTAEEAKTR
- a CDS encoding transglutaminase-like domain-containing protein, with product MSGFEWAQVRERFAAEARSERPDLALLCLLVGAAADPAAGEDGLDAGQIELDRLAGQVPYRPGGPAAWAEALRELLGERYGFRGSAADYDRLDSSLLDRVLVRRRGLPILLSVVWVEVARRAGAPVYGVALPGHFVAGFGPPEDIGRQVLVDPFDGGRLLTGEDADLLVTGATGVPLEPSMLTPAEPLDVVMRILNNIRSWAAARPERSDVALWAVELALAVPSHPARLRYERGQLLVRRGDFLGGAAELEEYAGLVEVVDEGTAERVRGEAFAARALLN
- a CDS encoding DUF6113 family protein → MSDRGSMLAQPLRMPPAGRAAAYAGLLLLGALTGLAGALVQAGWFPGGLLLALLGAAGLFVGGARAVGSRAGAVAPAAGWMISVILSTAGRPEGDFLFGAGGGSYLFLLGGMALAVICATLGGGRQPVGDDARLGK
- a CDS encoding ABC transporter permease, which gives rise to MNGLIKLELTRALRNRKFLFFSVIYPSVLFLLIAGSSDSKEKIDGTGLTLPTYMMVSMASFGALTAVLMGNSERIAKERQSGWVRQLRLTTLPGRGYVLAKTASAAVVSLPSIVVVFAVAAVVKDVRLDAWQWAALTGAIWAGSLVFAALGVAIGYLATGDAVRPITMITYFGLSILGGLWMPTTTFPGWLQDIARWVPTHAYAALGQAIEQSRAPHAEDIVILAVFFALFTGGAAWLYRKDTLKA
- a CDS encoding ATP-binding protein; protein product: MQESVSFGTRPPGQHFRNFSVRLSPTPRGARLARLLTVEQLRCWGMPVDPAGQIVAELAANAVTHGRVPGRDFRLSLYVIARTLRIEVTDTAGDRPPRPPHPGSGSGPGVGTESESGRGLLLVEALADRWGWAPELRPRKTVWAELVLPPDDVQGRRIS
- the fdxA gene encoding ferredoxin: MTYVIAQPCVDVKDKACIEECPVDCIYEGQRSLYIHPDECVDCGACEPVCPVEAIFYEDDTPEEWKDYYKANVEFFDELGSPGGASKLGLIERDHPFVAALPPQAE
- a CDS encoding GNAT family N-acetyltransferase, translating into MIRTGGVNRPVEISAAGRLEVRITAADVGKRVSVRCLTDAGAADGKFTDTVGVLTSWDDGVLAITRKGGESVRVDASSLVAGKVVPAAPARRRGPAAGYRELAGVAARAWRPVESARLGAWELRAAAGFTRRANSVLPLGDPGMPLDAALDAVRAWYGARGLPAYVQTATGAEGTEELLCAELERRGWVREVTAELWVGALAPVADRAEAEGVVLTREADAAWLARYGRKGVSEVALRVLAGGSARSDEAGSGAGPSVWFASVPAPEGGAPAAIGRCVVDGRWAGFAAVEVAPAHRRRGLATTVMAALARRALDEGASAAWLQVEEENAGARALYAGLGFAAHHAYHHYREPAGEPSHGPSSEAS
- a CDS encoding sensor histidine kinase; protein product: MTDDPRRRDDLEDSRILPGRPARNRRELWRRKLLWIGVWLVFLSSPVHDLVSEKHTTAGTAAGWLGLAVFVALYLSLLFRNMGDTPYPTKAVGALIGSMAVLATVLSLTLGSAWLGLYCYVSVACGSVLPMRQALWTIPGTGAVLLLVGLRTDEEEALNLLLLVLLIGFAMTGVSQLVRTTIELRKARATVAQLAANEERLRLARDLHDLLGHSLSLITLKSELAGRMLPDHPDKAARQVADIEQVSRQALVDVREAVTGYRRPRLAAELAGAQVALTAAGIIAGLPAEPELDGVPEDSEAALAWALREAITNVVRHSGAARCTVDVVRRQTLDGPVLELSVEDDGSGGSGKGPGNGLTGLTERLEKAGGVLEAERLKRGFRLVARVPAGDVPDVGSRS